In one window of Streptomyces sp. FXJ1.172 DNA:
- a CDS encoding M14 family zinc carboxypeptidase: protein MAYKRLAGLTAGAVIVAAALLPQVAQAGTGADATAGRATTTGRAHGGQRTVVVYRVPTRNPRTDAERLVDSGYDLLEKRQGDSLFVAGDASTAAGLRRLGFTPAIATTLTEAIPSSTTVPRAAGDTFDGGYHTVTAQYSHLDTTVSQHPDLAKVVTYGQSWLKQHGRGGRDLKAICITKIQTGDCSLNPNSAKPRFFLMSQIHARELTTGEMSWRWIDALTSGYGKDSAITRLMDSTEMWVVPDANPDGVDMVAAGGDNPVLQRKNADDSHGSRCGVSAYSQIGVDLNRNAGTHWNTSGTSSASCDQTYGGPASDSEAENTALESLFRELFPAVRTGTGDRDPAPSTAKGMMITLHSDASMVLFPWEYNAGVHTGNDAALRALAAHMGSLTGYQYGQAGEILYNASGGTDDWTYDKLGLASFTIEIGDSDGVGCDGFTPPYSCQDSYFWPKIEPALLYAAQHAAAPYTTTSAAHH, encoded by the coding sequence ATGGCATACAAACGCCTGGCGGGCCTGACCGCCGGTGCCGTCATCGTCGCCGCGGCCCTGTTACCGCAGGTCGCACAGGCTGGCACCGGCGCGGACGCCACAGCGGGCCGAGCCACCACCACCGGCCGCGCCCACGGCGGGCAGCGTACGGTCGTCGTCTACCGCGTGCCCACGCGCAATCCGCGCACCGACGCCGAACGCCTCGTCGACTCCGGATACGACCTGCTCGAAAAGAGGCAGGGCGACAGCCTGTTCGTCGCCGGCGACGCCTCGACCGCGGCGGGACTGCGACGCCTCGGCTTCACTCCCGCGATCGCCACCACGCTGACCGAGGCGATACCTTCCTCCACCACGGTGCCGCGCGCCGCGGGCGACACCTTCGACGGCGGCTATCACACCGTCACCGCGCAGTACTCCCACCTGGACACCACCGTCTCCCAACACCCCGATCTCGCCAAGGTGGTGACATACGGCCAGTCCTGGCTCAAACAGCACGGGCGGGGCGGCCGCGACCTCAAGGCGATATGCATCACCAAGATCCAGACGGGCGACTGCTCACTCAACCCGAACTCGGCCAAGCCACGGTTCTTCCTGATGAGTCAGATCCACGCGCGCGAGCTGACGACCGGAGAGATGTCGTGGCGCTGGATCGACGCGCTGACCAGCGGCTACGGCAAGGACTCGGCGATCACCCGGCTGATGGACAGCACCGAGATGTGGGTGGTGCCCGACGCCAACCCCGACGGTGTCGACATGGTCGCGGCGGGCGGCGACAACCCTGTCCTGCAGCGCAAGAACGCGGACGACTCGCACGGCTCCCGGTGCGGGGTGAGCGCGTACAGCCAGATCGGCGTCGACCTCAATCGCAACGCCGGCACCCACTGGAACACCTCCGGCACCTCCAGCGCGTCCTGCGACCAGACCTACGGCGGTCCCGCGAGCGACTCGGAGGCGGAGAACACCGCTCTGGAGAGCCTCTTCCGCGAGCTGTTCCCCGCGGTACGCACCGGCACCGGCGACCGGGACCCGGCGCCGTCGACCGCCAAGGGCATGATGATCACCCTGCACAGCGACGCCAGCATGGTGCTCTTCCCCTGGGAGTACAACGCCGGCGTGCACACCGGCAACGACGCCGCCCTGCGCGCGCTGGCCGCCCACATGGGCTCGCTGACCGGGTACCAGTACGGCCAGGCCGGCGAGATCCTCTACAACGCCTCGGGCGGAACCGACGACTGGACCTACGACAAGCTCGGCCTGGCCAGCTTCACCATCGAGATCGGCGACAGCGACGGCGTCGGCTGCGACGGCTTCACACCGCCGTACTCCTGCCAGGACAGCTACTTCTGGCCGAAGATCGAACCCGCGCTCCTCTACGCCGCCCAGCATGCCGCGGCCCCCTACACCACCACGTCGGCCGCACACCACTGA